One Mixta gaviniae genomic window carries:
- a CDS encoding bifunctional aspartate kinase/homoserine dehydrogenase II, whose protein sequence is MSISAAASAQNSRQLHKFGGSSLADVSCYQRVAGIMADYSQPGDLMVVSAAGSTTNQLISWLKLSQSDRLSAHQVQQSLRRYQSDLINGLLPPELAQPLLTRFIQDLEYLAGLLDGKITDAVYAEVVGHGEVWSARLMAAVLQQRDLEACWLDAREFLRAERAAQPQVDEGKSWPLLQQLMAQHAHQRLVVTGFICRNEAGETVLLGRNGSDYSATQIGALAGVSRVTIWSDVAGVYSADPRKVKDACLLPLLRLDEASELARLAAPVLHARTLQPVSNSDIDLQLRCSYQPEQGSTRIERVLASGTGARIVTSHDDVCLIEIAVPPQHDFAALHKEVDHLLKRAQIRPLATGVHSDRRLLQLCYTSEVVNSAFELLQEAGLPGHLQLREGLALVALVGAGVSRNPLHNHRFWQQINDQPVEFIWQSEEGISLVAVLRVGPTQHLIQGLHQSLFRAEKRIGLMLFGKGNIGSRWLELFAREQKNLSARTGFEFVLAGVVDSRRSLLSYDGLDASRALAFFEDEAVAQDEEALFLWMRAHPYDDLVVLDVTASEALAEQYLDFASHGFHVISANKVAGASDSYRWRQIRDAFAKTDRHWLYNATVGAGLPVNHTVRDLRESGDSILSISGIFSGTLSWLFLQFDGTVPFSELVDQAWQQGLTEPDPRVDLSGQDVMRKLVILAREAGYDIEPDQVRVESLVPAGCESGSVDHFFENSEALNEQMLQRFEAAQEMGLVLRYVARFDANGKARVGIEAVRPEHPLAALLPCDNVFAIESRWYRDNPLVIRGPGAGRDVTAGAIQSDINRLAQLL, encoded by the coding sequence ATGAGTATTTCAGCCGCAGCGAGCGCGCAAAACAGCAGGCAGCTGCATAAATTTGGCGGCAGTAGCCTCGCCGATGTCAGTTGTTATCAGCGCGTCGCGGGCATTATGGCCGATTATAGCCAGCCGGGCGATCTGATGGTGGTTTCCGCCGCCGGCAGCACCACTAACCAGCTGATCAGCTGGCTGAAGCTTAGCCAGAGCGATCGGCTGTCGGCGCATCAGGTGCAGCAAAGCCTGCGTCGCTATCAGTCCGATCTGATCAACGGCCTGCTGCCGCCGGAACTGGCGCAGCCGCTGCTGACGCGGTTTATTCAGGATCTTGAGTACCTGGCCGGCTTGCTGGACGGCAAAATCACCGATGCGGTTTACGCTGAAGTGGTCGGCCATGGCGAAGTCTGGTCCGCACGCCTGATGGCGGCGGTGCTGCAACAGCGCGATCTGGAAGCGTGCTGGCTGGATGCGCGCGAGTTTCTGCGCGCCGAACGCGCGGCGCAGCCGCAGGTGGACGAAGGCAAATCCTGGCCGCTGCTGCAGCAGCTGATGGCGCAACACGCGCATCAGCGTCTGGTGGTCACCGGCTTTATCTGCCGCAATGAGGCGGGCGAAACTGTTCTGCTGGGGCGCAACGGCTCCGACTATTCCGCCACGCAGATCGGTGCGCTGGCCGGCGTCAGCCGCGTCACCATCTGGAGCGATGTCGCCGGCGTCTACAGCGCCGACCCGCGCAAAGTGAAAGACGCCTGCCTGCTGCCGCTGCTGCGTCTGGATGAAGCGAGCGAGCTGGCGCGCCTGGCCGCGCCGGTGCTGCATGCCCGCACGCTGCAGCCGGTTTCCAACAGCGATATCGATTTACAGCTGCGCTGCAGCTACCAGCCGGAGCAGGGCTCTACGCGCATTGAGCGTGTGCTGGCGTCCGGCACCGGCGCCCGTATTGTCACCAGTCATGACGATGTCTGCCTGATCGAAATCGCCGTGCCGCCGCAGCATGATTTCGCGGCGCTGCATAAAGAGGTCGATCACCTGTTGAAACGCGCGCAGATCCGGCCGCTGGCTACCGGCGTTCACAGCGATCGCCGCCTGCTGCAGCTTTGCTACACCTCGGAGGTGGTCAACAGCGCCTTTGAGCTATTGCAAGAGGCGGGCCTGCCGGGCCACCTGCAGCTGCGCGAAGGGCTGGCGCTGGTGGCGCTGGTTGGCGCCGGCGTCAGCCGCAATCCGCTGCACAACCACCGCTTCTGGCAACAGATTAACGATCAGCCGGTAGAGTTTATCTGGCAGTCGGAAGAGGGTATCAGCCTGGTGGCGGTACTGCGCGTCGGCCCGACGCAGCATCTGATACAGGGGCTGCATCAGTCGCTGTTCCGCGCCGAAAAGCGCATCGGCCTGATGCTGTTCGGCAAAGGTAATATTGGTTCGCGCTGGCTGGAGCTGTTCGCCCGCGAGCAGAAAAACCTTTCCGCCCGTACCGGCTTTGAGTTTGTGCTGGCAGGCGTGGTGGACAGCCGCCGCAGCCTGCTGAGCTACGACGGTCTGGATGCCAGCCGCGCGCTGGCATTCTTTGAGGATGAAGCGGTAGCGCAGGATGAGGAGGCGCTTTTCCTGTGGATGCGTGCGCACCCTTACGATGATTTGGTGGTGCTGGACGTGACCGCCAGCGAGGCGCTGGCGGAACAGTATCTCGATTTTGCCAGCCACGGCTTCCACGTCATCAGCGCCAATAAAGTGGCCGGTGCCTCAGACAGCTACCGCTGGCGGCAGATCCGCGACGCGTTCGCCAAAACCGACCGCCACTGGCTTTATAACGCCACAGTAGGCGCCGGGCTGCCGGTTAACCATACGGTGCGCGACCTGCGCGAGAGCGGCGACAGCATTCTTTCGATTAGCGGTATCTTCTCCGGCACGCTCTCCTGGCTGTTCCTGCAGTTTGACGGCACGGTGCCGTTTAGCGAGCTGGTTGACCAGGCATGGCAGCAGGGGCTGACCGAGCCCGATCCGCGCGTCGATCTCTCCGGCCAGGATGTGATGCGCAAGCTGGTGATCCTGGCGCGCGAGGCCGGTTACGATATCGAGCCGGATCAGGTGCGCGTTGAATCGCTGGTGCCGGCGGGATGCGAAAGCGGCTCTGTCGATCACTTCTTCGAAAACAGCGAGGCGCTGAACGAGCAGATGCTGCAGCGCTTTGAAGCGGCGCAGGAGATGGGGCTGGTGCTGCGCTACGTGGCGCGTTTCGACGCTAATGGCAAAGCGCGTGTCGGCATTGAAGCGGTACGTCCCGAACATCCGCTGGCGGCGCTGCTGCCCTGCGATAACGTATTCGCCATCGAAAGCCGCTGGTATCGCGACAATCCGCTGGTGATCCGTGGGCCGGGCGCCGGAAGGGATGTGACCGCAGGCGCCATCCAGTCTGATATCAACCGGTTAGCGCAGCTGCTGTAA
- the metB gene encoding cystathionine gamma-synthase codes for MTRKQATIAVRSGLNDDEQYGCVVPPIHLSSTYNFTDFNQPRAHDYSRRGNPTRDVVQRALAELEGGAGAVMTNTGMSAIHLVCTLFLKPGDLLVAPHDCYGGSYRLFDSQSKRGAYRVKFVDQGDAQALQAALAEKPTLVLVESPSNPLLRVVDIAAICEAARAAGAISVVDNTFLSPALQNPLALGADLVVHSCTKYLNGHSDVVAGAVIAKEAATATELAWWANNIGVTGSAFDSYLLLRGMRTLGPRMAAAQRNALAIVDYLKQQPLVKKLYHPSLPDNAGHQYAVRQQRGFGAMLSFEIDGDEARLRRFLKALELFTLAESLGGVESLISHTATMTHAGMSAEARAEAGISDTLLRVSVGIEDHEDLIADLDNAFRVAAEG; via the coding sequence ATGACGCGTAAACAGGCAACCATCGCAGTACGCAGCGGTTTGAATGATGACGAGCAGTATGGCTGCGTTGTCCCGCCGATTCACCTCTCCAGCACTTATAACTTCACCGACTTCAACCAGCCGCGCGCTCATGACTATTCGCGCCGCGGCAATCCGACGCGCGATGTCGTACAGCGCGCGCTGGCGGAACTGGAAGGCGGTGCAGGCGCGGTGATGACCAATACCGGCATGTCCGCGATCCATCTGGTTTGCACGCTGTTCCTGAAGCCCGGCGATCTGCTGGTGGCGCCGCATGACTGTTACGGCGGCAGCTACCGTCTGTTCGACAGCCAGAGCAAACGCGGCGCCTATCGCGTAAAGTTCGTCGATCAGGGCGATGCGCAGGCTTTGCAGGCGGCGCTGGCGGAAAAGCCAACGCTGGTGCTGGTAGAAAGCCCCAGCAACCCGCTGCTGCGTGTGGTGGATATCGCCGCTATCTGTGAAGCGGCGCGTGCCGCCGGCGCGATCAGCGTGGTGGACAACACCTTCCTGAGCCCGGCGCTGCAAAATCCGCTGGCGCTGGGCGCCGATCTGGTGGTGCATTCCTGTACCAAATACCTGAACGGCCATTCCGATGTGGTGGCTGGCGCGGTTATCGCTAAAGAGGCGGCGACCGCCACCGAGCTGGCCTGGTGGGCCAACAATATCGGCGTAACCGGCTCGGCGTTTGACAGCTATCTGTTGCTACGCGGCATGCGTACGCTCGGTCCGCGTATGGCGGCGGCGCAGCGTAACGCGCTGGCGATTGTCGATTATCTGAAACAACAGCCGCTGGTGAAAAAGCTGTATCATCCTTCTTTGCCGGACAACGCCGGCCACCAGTATGCTGTGCGTCAACAGCGCGGCTTCGGCGCCATGCTAAGTTTTGAAATCGATGGCGACGAGGCCCGCCTGCGTCGTTTCCTGAAGGCGCTGGAGCTGTTTACCCTGGCGGAATCGCTGGGTGGAGTAGAAAGCCTGATATCCCATACCGCTACGATGACCCACGCCGGGATGTCGGCGGAAGCGCGCGCCGAAGCGGGCATTTCCGACACGCTCTTACGCGTATCGGTGGGGATCGAGGATCATGAAGATTTAATCGCCGATCTGGATAATGCATTCCGGGTGGCAGCCGAGGGTTAA
- the metJ gene encoding met regulon transcriptional regulator MetJ, whose product MAEWNGEYISPYAEHGKKSEQVKKITVSIPLKVLKILTDERTRRQVNNLRHATNSELLCEAFLHAFTGQPLPDDVDLRKERSDEIPEEAKKIMRELGKDPDTWEY is encoded by the coding sequence ATGGCTGAATGGAATGGCGAATATATCAGCCCTTATGCTGAGCATGGTAAGAAGAGCGAGCAGGTCAAAAAAATTACCGTGTCTATTCCGCTGAAAGTATTAAAAATTCTGACAGATGAGCGTACGCGTCGTCAGGTAAACAACTTGCGTCACGCCACTAATAGCGAACTGCTGTGCGAAGCGTTTCTGCACGCCTTTACCGGCCAGCCGCTGCCGGACGATGTTGACCTGCGTAAAGAGCGCAGCGATGAGATCCCGGAAGAGGCGAAAAAGATTATGCGTGAGCTGGGTAAAGACCCGGATACGTGGGAATACTGA
- the rpmE gene encoding 50S ribosomal protein L31, translating into MKQGIHPNYVEITATCSCGNVIKTRSTVGHDLNLDVCGKCHPFYTGKQRVVDTGGRVERFNKRFSIPGSK; encoded by the coding sequence ATGAAACAAGGTATTCATCCTAACTATGTTGAAATTACTGCAACTTGTTCTTGCGGTAATGTGATCAAAACCCGCTCTACCGTGGGTCACGATCTGAACCTGGACGTGTGCGGTAAATGCCACCCGTTCTACACCGGCAAACAGCGTGTTGTTGATACCGGTGGTCGTGTTGAGCGCTTCAACAAACGCTTCAGCATCCCGGGCAGCAAATAA
- the priA gene encoding primosomal protein N' → MPVAQVALPVPLARRFDYLLPAHLHPVVGGRVRVPFGNRKAIGVVVGFSEQSDLPEAQLKSVLEAIDDESLFPPSLWRILHWAADYYHYPLGEVLFHALPVLLRQGKPAQEAPLWQWFITELGRETAPESLKRAPKQQQALAILRQQPLYRHEIAQHALADQALQALRAKGLCDLREHLPARDDWRASFSINGERLRLNTEQAMAVGAIRSEDEQFAPWLLAGITGSGKTEVYLSVLENVLSRGRQALVLVPEIGLTPQTIARFRARFNAPIDVLHSGLNDSERMAVWLRARQGENAIVIGTRSALFTPFARPGVIIIDEEHDSSYKQQEGWRYHARDLAVFRAREENIPIVMGSATPALETLHNVQSGKYRQLNLSKRAGNARQATQQLIDLKGVQLQGGLAPALIQRMRLHLQADNQVLLFLNRRGFSPALLCHDCGWIAECQRCDHYYTLHQQQRQLRCHHCDSQRPVPRQCPQCGSTHLVPVGLGTEQLEHNLQTLFPGVPLSRIDRDTTSRKGALEQHLADVFRGGARILIGTQMLAKGHHFPDVTLVSLLDVDGALFSADFRAAERFAQLYIQVAGRAGRAGKQGEVLLQTHHPEHPLLQILLHQGYDAFASLTLNERKSVQLPPFTSHALFRAEDHDNQQAAAFLHQLRNLLEASPLRDEALWVMGPVPALQAKRGGRYRWQLLLQHPSRLRLQQLLKSSLPLLSTLPLSRKVKWTLDVDPTES, encoded by the coding sequence ATGCCCGTTGCTCAGGTCGCGCTGCCCGTTCCGCTCGCACGCCGGTTCGATTATCTGCTTCCCGCCCATCTGCACCCCGTTGTCGGCGGGCGCGTGCGTGTGCCGTTCGGCAACCGCAAAGCGATCGGCGTGGTGGTGGGATTCAGCGAGCAGAGCGATCTGCCGGAAGCGCAGCTGAAAAGCGTGCTGGAAGCGATCGACGACGAATCCCTGTTTCCCCCTTCTCTCTGGCGTATTCTGCACTGGGCGGCTGATTACTATCACTATCCGCTGGGCGAAGTACTGTTTCATGCCCTGCCGGTGCTGCTGCGTCAGGGAAAACCGGCGCAGGAAGCGCCGCTCTGGCAATGGTTTATTACCGAGCTGGGTCGCGAAACCGCGCCGGAAAGCCTTAAGCGCGCGCCGAAGCAGCAGCAGGCGCTGGCGATCCTGCGCCAGCAGCCGCTTTACCGGCACGAAATCGCCCAGCACGCGCTGGCCGATCAGGCGCTACAGGCGCTGCGGGCGAAAGGGCTGTGCGATCTGCGCGAGCATCTGCCCGCCCGCGATGACTGGCGCGCCAGCTTCAGTATCAACGGCGAGCGGCTACGGCTGAATACCGAACAGGCGATGGCGGTCGGTGCCATCCGCAGCGAGGATGAGCAGTTCGCCCCCTGGCTGCTGGCGGGCATCACCGGCTCCGGCAAAACCGAAGTCTATCTCAGCGTGCTGGAGAATGTGCTGAGCCGCGGACGGCAGGCGCTGGTGCTGGTGCCGGAGATCGGACTGACGCCGCAAACCATCGCCCGCTTCCGCGCGCGCTTCAACGCGCCGATCGACGTGCTGCACTCCGGCCTTAATGACAGCGAACGCATGGCCGTCTGGCTACGCGCGCGTCAGGGAGAAAATGCCATCGTCATTGGCACCCGCTCCGCGCTGTTTACGCCCTTTGCCCGACCCGGCGTCATTATTATCGATGAAGAACACGACAGCTCTTATAAACAGCAGGAGGGCTGGCGCTACCACGCGCGCGATCTGGCGGTCTTCCGCGCGCGTGAAGAAAATATTCCTATCGTAATGGGATCAGCCACGCCGGCACTGGAAACGCTGCATAACGTACAGAGCGGCAAATATCGTCAGCTCAACCTCAGCAAACGTGCCGGCAACGCTCGCCAGGCGACACAGCAGCTGATCGATTTAAAAGGCGTTCAGCTGCAGGGCGGCCTTGCGCCGGCGCTGATCCAGCGTATGCGCCTGCATCTGCAGGCAGACAACCAGGTGCTGCTTTTTCTTAACCGCCGCGGCTTTTCACCCGCGCTGCTGTGTCACGACTGCGGCTGGATCGCCGAATGCCAGCGCTGCGATCACTACTACACGCTGCATCAGCAGCAGCGTCAATTGCGCTGCCACCACTGCGATAGTCAGCGCCCTGTGCCGCGCCAGTGCCCGCAGTGCGGCTCCACGCACCTGGTGCCGGTGGGGCTGGGCACCGAGCAGCTGGAGCATAACCTGCAAACGCTGTTTCCCGGCGTGCCGTTGTCGCGCATCGATCGTGATACCACCAGCCGCAAAGGCGCGCTGGAGCAGCACCTGGCCGACGTCTTTCGCGGCGGTGCGCGTATTCTGATCGGCACACAAATGTTGGCCAAGGGCCATCACTTTCCTGATGTCACGCTGGTTTCGCTGCTGGATGTGGATGGCGCGCTGTTCTCCGCCGATTTCCGCGCCGCCGAACGCTTTGCGCAGCTCTATATTCAGGTGGCTGGCCGCGCTGGTCGCGCCGGCAAGCAAGGCGAAGTGCTGCTGCAAACCCATCATCCGGAACATCCTTTGCTGCAGATATTGCTGCATCAGGGCTATGACGCTTTCGCCAGCCTGACGCTGAATGAACGCAAAAGCGTCCAGCTGCCCCCGTTCACCAGCCATGCGCTGTTTCGCGCCGAAGATCATGATAATCAGCAGGCTGCCGCGTTCCTGCATCAGCTGCGCAACCTGCTGGAAGCGAGCCCGCTGCGCGACGAGGCATTGTGGGTGATGGGGCCGGTGCCGGCGCTGCAGGCGAAACGCGGCGGTCGCTATCGCTGGCAGCTGCTGTTGCAACACCCTTCCCGCCTGCGGCTGCAGCAGCTGTTGAAGAGCAGCCTGCCGCTGCTTTCCACGCTGCCGCTGTCGCGCAAGGTAAAATGGACGCTGGATGTCGATCCGACGGAAAGCTAA
- the cytR gene encoding DNA-binding transcriptional regulator CytR: MEQNQESTAATMKDVAERAGVSTATVSRALMNPEKVSAATRQKVEQAVIDVGYSPHALARNARRSESRTILVIVPDICDPFFSEIIRGVEVTAAAEGYLVLIGDCAHQNQQEKTFLSLMLTRQIDGMVLLGSQVPFDTGVEEQRNLPPMVMANEFAPDLELPTVHIDNLTAAFEAVNHLWQLGHRRIACIAGPEEMPLSHYRLQGYIQALRRHGQDVEPRYIVRGDFTFEAGAAAFKRLMTLPKPPEALFCHNDIMALGAMSQAKRMGLRIPQDLSLVGFDDIELARYSDPPLTTVAQPRFALGREAMLLLLEQLQGKIVRNGSRLLEFELKLRGSTIHASQA; this comes from the coding sequence TTGGAGCAGAACCAGGAGTCGACGGCAGCTACGATGAAAGACGTGGCTGAACGTGCGGGTGTCTCAACCGCCACCGTATCCCGCGCGCTGATGAACCCGGAAAAGGTCTCAGCGGCGACCCGCCAGAAAGTGGAACAGGCGGTTATTGATGTCGGCTACTCTCCTCATGCACTGGCGCGCAACGCCCGGCGCAGCGAATCACGCACCATCCTGGTGATTGTCCCCGATATCTGCGATCCCTTTTTCAGTGAAATTATCCGTGGCGTGGAAGTGACCGCCGCTGCGGAAGGCTATCTGGTGCTGATTGGCGACTGCGCTCATCAAAATCAGCAGGAGAAAACCTTTCTCAGCCTGATGCTGACGCGCCAGATCGACGGCATGGTGCTGTTAGGTTCGCAGGTACCTTTTGATACCGGCGTCGAAGAGCAGCGCAACCTGCCGCCGATGGTGATGGCGAATGAGTTCGCGCCGGATCTGGAGCTGCCGACGGTGCATATTGATAACCTGACGGCGGCCTTCGAAGCGGTGAATCACCTCTGGCAGCTTGGTCATCGCCGCATCGCCTGTATTGCCGGCCCCGAAGAGATGCCGCTGAGCCACTATCGTCTGCAGGGCTACATCCAGGCGCTGCGTCGCCACGGGCAGGATGTGGAGCCGCGCTATATCGTGCGCGGCGACTTTACCTTTGAAGCGGGTGCCGCCGCCTTTAAACGCCTGATGACGCTGCCAAAGCCGCCTGAAGCGCTGTTTTGTCATAACGACATCATGGCGCTGGGCGCCATGTCGCAGGCGAAACGCATGGGGCTGCGTATTCCGCAAGATCTGTCGCTGGTGGGGTTTGATGATATTGAACTCGCCCGCTACAGCGATCCGCCGCTTACGACGGTGGCGCAGCCGCGCTTCGCGCTGGGTCGGGAAGCGATGCTGCTGTTGCTGGAGCAGCTGCAAGGCAAAATCGTCCGCAACGGCTCGCGCCTGCTGGAGTTTGAATTAAAACTGCGCGGAAGCACAATACACGCCAGTCAGGCGTAA
- the ftsN gene encoding cell division protein FtsN: MAQKDYVGRGRSTGTRRKKGNSRSKKRNGSSGVSKIMIGLAVAVLVAFVGGLWFIAHHKKEETPVIPDHKVSGNGLPPKPEERWKYIKELENRQISVPAPKEPSAGGEVQSQTQLTDEQRQLLEQMQADMRQAPTQLNEVPWNEQTPVQRQQTLQRQQQQQMQQQRAQQQLQLQQQQMQQQRVQQQQQMQQQRAQQQLQQQRAQQPSTPPAQTQHMLPQNAPKTPDNSRAKQQETAKAKAAEKEKSQRWMVQCGSFKGSDQAESVRAQLAFEGFESRITSGGGWNRVVIGPYNSRASADSTLKRLRSSGHSSCIPLALGG, translated from the coding sequence GTGGCACAAAAAGATTATGTAGGCCGCGGGCGTTCGACAGGGACGCGTCGCAAGAAAGGCAATAGCCGCAGCAAAAAGCGCAATGGCAGCTCCGGTGTTTCTAAAATCATGATAGGGCTGGCGGTGGCGGTGCTGGTGGCTTTCGTGGGCGGGCTATGGTTTATCGCTCACCATAAAAAAGAAGAAACGCCTGTTATTCCGGATCATAAAGTCAGCGGCAACGGTTTGCCGCCCAAACCGGAAGAGCGCTGGAAATATATCAAAGAGCTGGAAAACCGGCAGATCAGCGTGCCGGCGCCGAAAGAGCCTTCCGCTGGCGGAGAAGTGCAGTCGCAGACGCAGCTTACCGATGAACAGCGCCAGCTGCTGGAGCAGATGCAGGCGGATATGCGCCAGGCGCCGACGCAGCTGAACGAAGTGCCGTGGAACGAACAGACGCCGGTGCAGCGCCAGCAGACGCTGCAGCGTCAACAGCAGCAGCAGATGCAGCAGCAGCGCGCTCAACAGCAGCTACAGTTGCAGCAGCAGCAGATGCAGCAACAGCGCGTTCAACAGCAGCAACAAATGCAGCAGCAACGCGCCCAGCAGCAACTGCAACAGCAGCGCGCTCAGCAGCCATCTACGCCGCCGGCGCAAACGCAGCACATGCTACCGCAAAATGCGCCGAAAACGCCGGATAACAGCCGGGCCAAACAGCAGGAAACGGCGAAAGCCAAAGCGGCGGAAAAAGAGAAGTCGCAGCGCTGGATGGTGCAGTGCGGCTCCTTTAAAGGCAGCGATCAGGCGGAATCGGTGCGCGCTCAGTTGGCGTTCGAAGGCTTTGAAAGCCGCATCACCAGCGGCGGCGGCTGGAACCGTGTGGTTATCGGCCCGTACAACAGCCGCGCCAGCGCCGACAGCACGCTGAAGCGTCTGCGCAGCTCCGGCCACTCCAGCTGCATTCCTCTTGCCCTCGGGGGTTGA
- the hslV gene encoding ATP-dependent protease subunit HslV, translating into MTTIVSVRRNGQVVIGGDGQATLGNTVMKGNVKKVRRLYHDKVIAGFAGGTADAFTLFELFERKLEMHQGHLVKAAVELAKDWRTDRMLRKLEALLAVADENASLIITGNGDVIQPENDLIAIGSGGPYAQAAARAMLENTELSARDITEKALGIAGDICIYTNHNLTIEELASKA; encoded by the coding sequence GTGACAACGATAGTAAGTGTACGACGCAACGGCCAGGTAGTGATTGGCGGTGATGGCCAGGCTACGCTCGGCAATACCGTAATGAAAGGCAACGTCAAAAAAGTGCGTCGTCTCTACCATGACAAAGTGATCGCAGGTTTTGCCGGCGGCACCGCAGATGCTTTTACCCTGTTCGAACTCTTTGAACGTAAGCTGGAGATGCATCAGGGCCACCTGGTGAAAGCCGCGGTGGAACTGGCGAAAGACTGGCGCACCGACCGCATGCTGCGCAAGCTTGAAGCGCTGCTGGCGGTAGCGGATGAGAATGCCTCCCTGATTATCACCGGCAACGGCGACGTCATTCAGCCTGAAAACGATCTGATCGCTATTGGCTCTGGCGGCCCGTATGCCCAGGCCGCCGCCCGTGCGATGCTGGAAAATACCGAGCTGAGCGCTCGCGATATTACTGAAAAAGCGTTGGGTATCGCAGGTGACATCTGCATTTACACCAACCACAATCTGACTATTGAAGAATTAGCGTCCAAAGCGTAA
- the hslU gene encoding HslU--HslV peptidase ATPase subunit, whose translation MSEMTPREIVSELNRFIIGQDGAKRAVAIALRNRWRRMQLEEDLRHEVTPKNILMIGPTGVGKTEIARRLAKLANAPFIKVEATKFTEVGYVGKEVDSIIRDLTDAAMKMVRMQAIEKNRYRAEEMAEERILDALIPPAKNNWGQPEQNAEPSAARQSFRKKLREGQLDDKEIEINLAAAPMGVEIMAPPGMEEMTSQLQSMFQNLGGQKQKPRKLKIKEAMKLLIEEEAAKLVNPEELKQEAIDAVEQHGIVFIDEIDKICKRGETSGPDVSREGVQRDLLPLVEGCTVSTKHGMVKTDHILFIASGAFQVASPSDLIPELQGRLPIRVELQALTVNDFERILTEPNASVTVQYKALMGTEGVNISFTDDGIRRIAEAAWQVNETTENIGARRLHTVLERLMEDISYDASDRSGDSITIDANYVSQHLDQLVADEDLSRFIL comes from the coding sequence ATGTCTGAAATGACTCCGCGCGAGATTGTCAGCGAACTGAACAGATTTATCATCGGCCAGGATGGCGCCAAGCGAGCTGTGGCGATCGCCCTGCGCAACCGCTGGCGTCGTATGCAGCTGGAAGAAGATCTGCGCCATGAAGTTACGCCTAAAAACATTCTGATGATCGGCCCAACCGGCGTGGGTAAAACCGAAATTGCCCGTCGTCTGGCCAAGCTGGCGAACGCGCCTTTTATCAAAGTTGAAGCAACCAAGTTCACCGAAGTCGGCTACGTCGGTAAAGAAGTGGATTCCATTATCCGCGATCTGACCGACGCGGCGATGAAAATGGTGCGCATGCAGGCGATTGAAAAAAACCGCTACCGCGCCGAAGAGATGGCGGAAGAGCGCATCCTCGACGCGCTGATCCCGCCGGCGAAAAACAACTGGGGCCAGCCGGAGCAGAATGCCGAGCCGTCTGCGGCCCGTCAGTCGTTCCGTAAAAAGCTGCGTGAAGGCCAGCTGGACGACAAAGAGATCGAAATCAACCTGGCCGCCGCGCCGATGGGCGTGGAGATCATGGCGCCTCCGGGTATGGAAGAGATGACCAGCCAGCTGCAGTCGATGTTCCAGAACCTCGGCGGTCAGAAGCAGAAGCCGCGCAAGCTGAAAATCAAAGAGGCGATGAAGCTGCTGATCGAAGAAGAAGCGGCCAAGCTGGTTAATCCGGAAGAGCTGAAGCAGGAAGCGATTGACGCCGTCGAACAGCACGGCATCGTGTTTATCGATGAGATCGATAAAATCTGTAAGCGCGGCGAAACCTCCGGCCCGGACGTTTCCCGTGAAGGCGTACAGCGCGACCTGCTGCCGCTGGTGGAAGGCTGCACCGTCTCCACCAAGCACGGCATGGTGAAGACAGACCATATCCTGTTTATCGCCTCCGGCGCTTTCCAGGTTGCCAGCCCGTCAGATCTGATCCCGGAACTGCAGGGCCGTCTGCCGATTCGCGTTGAGCTGCAGGCGCTGACCGTTAATGACTTCGAGCGCATCCTGACCGAACCAAACGCCTCTGTGACCGTACAGTACAAGGCGCTAATGGGGACCGAAGGCGTGAATATCAGCTTCACAGACGACGGCATTCGCCGTATTGCCGAAGCTGCATGGCAGGTTAACGAGACCACGGAAAACATTGGCGCGCGTCGTCTGCACACCGTGCTGGAACGTCTGATGGAAGATATCTCCTATGACGCCAGCGACCGCAGCGGCGACAGCATCACCATCGACGCCAACTATGTTTCTCAGCATCTTGATCAGCTGGTGGCGGACGAAGACCTTAGCCGCTTCATTCTGTAA